DNA from bacterium:
AACGGCGGCCGCAACGTGGTGCTGATCCCCATCAGCGCCGATGCGCCGGACGTGCTCGCCTCCTGGGCGAAGGACGAGGAGTTCCCCTTCGTCATGGCCAGCGACGTCGGGCTGGAGGTCGGCCGCACGTACGGCGCGCTCTCGCCGCGCGGCCCGGTGAACAGCCGGACGCTGTTCGTGGTGGGCCCGGACGGCAAGATCGCCTACCGCGCCGCGCCGTTCCGCGAGCTCGATCCGACCGCCTACGAGGAGCTGGGCGAGGCGATCCGGAAGCTGCTGCCGGCGGAGGAGGTGGGAGAGGAGGGCGAGCGGTGAGGTTCGGCCAGGGGGACTCGCGCCGTTCCGTGGCGGCGGCGCGCTCTGCCCTCGCTGTGCCTGACGGCGCGCCGCCCCACCCCTCGCTGGGCCTGACGGGGCGCCGCTGCGCCTCCACTGCGTCCTGGTGGCATGCGTGTCGCCCTGGTCGCGCCGGTGTGGCGCGTCCTTCGCACCCCGCCGGAGCGCGGCTCGCCGCGCGTGCTGCCGGCGGCATGGCCTGTGTGCCCTGGAACGGCGGGGCATGGGCGATCTGCCCTCCGCGGCGCGGCGAACTTCCACGGTCACGGAGCGGCGCGGCGTTGCGTTGGACGTTTGCCGCGGCCGACGCGGAGGATCTCCAGGACGCCGGGGCGCGAGCCGGCGTGTGTGGAACTTTGCCGCGTCGGGGGCGGCTTACTTCCACGGCGGCATCGCCTTCGGTGGCGAGTAAGGGATTTCGCCGGCCCCCGGCTCCGACCGCGCGAAGAGGACGCGATACGCTGGTCACCTCTTCCGATGGTCGACCACGACCACAGAACAAATGACCGTCACGATGGGCTCCGCAGCCGGGGAGACGAAGCGGATCGCCTTCGAGCCCGTTCCCGCCGACCCGGCCATCGCGGTACGGCGGGGGTCCGGGGGTGACGCGGCGGATCGCGAGGTCGTCACCGCTCATCAACGGACAGCCCAACGCCCTCCCTCCTGTCCAGCCGGGTTGCCGTTCACGCCGGGAGTGCGCGTTTACACGAACGAGTCCCCCGGTTCGGATCGCGGGCTGCGGGGCCGCTGAGTCGCGTTCGGCCGATCCGGGCGGCTCCTCCAGGAGGTCGGGCGCCAGAGTCTGGAAGACGGCTGGACGCCGGCCCCGACCATCACGCAACCGCGCATCGCGGGCGCGTCGAGACCCGTATTCCTCCGGCGCGGGGACCGGGTGTGGCGCGTCTCCGAGCACCCCATGGGCTGGCTCCGGACGCGCGTCGATCTCGAGCTGTGATGGCCGCTGAGCGCGTGCACGTCATCGCTGGCTCCCGACGCGCGTCGATCTCGAGGACGCTCCGGCACGGCACGTGGATCGCCGGGGGGCCTGATCGTACTGGCCACGCCTGCGACACCCGGCGCTACCTCCCCGACGGTCCCCACCGCTCTCCCCTCGACCCACGCCGCGATGTGACCCCGCCTTGCCTCGACTGGGTTCGGTATGGCTGGTAGATAGGGCCGACGTCGCTCGGCGCTGGAGATCCGGGCCCGGACCATCGGAGGCCTTGACCCACGCGACCCGCCCTGCGCCGGAAGGCCCGGGTCCGGCGCGGAGAGCTCGGTCGAGCGGCTCGGCGGACAGCGCCGGGCACCGGCGAGCGATAGCGCCTGGCGCCAGCGAGTGACGGCGCCGGACGCCGGCAGGCGACGGAACCGGGCGTGCGGCTCCAGGAATGCGTCGCCTTCCCGCGCACGGCTCGTCGCGGCTCCGCCCGTTCGGGCGTTGTCGAGGTCGATGGCGCTCCTGCCGTGAGGTGGTCCGACGGTCGAAAGCGGCCTCCACGTAACGGAGTGCTGGCGGGGCGATGCAGGCCGCCGTGTGACCCGGCAGCGCCCGGGCGGATTGGGCATCGTGGAGAAGGCCGGACCGACGGTCCGCTTGGATAACGGGCACGGTGCAGCCATGGACCACTCTCGCCGGCTCGATCGACCTCCCTACGCCCGGGCGCGGCGGGATCCTCGCCTGCGTTGCCCTGCACGGGCCTCGCGCTCCTGGCCGCGTGCGGAGAGGACGGCGCCGGCCCGGAGGCGGGGCCGGGGTAGCCGGTCACGGCGAGAGCGTGTGCCGAGCTGCTCTTCGTCGAGCGTCTCGGGGCGGAGTCGGCGGCGGTCGACGCGATGTGGGCGCGGACGGCGGAGACGTACGGCGAGATCATGCTCGAAATCCGCCGTTTCGAGGTCGTGGACGAGCATGGCGACATGCCGGAGCCGAGGTGCTGCACGCTTTGCCTCGGGGGTGCGGAGACCGGGCATTTCGGGCCCGCGTCTCACGTGATCGAGACGGAAGGCGACTGGTTCGAGCTCCAGTGGTGTCCGGATGGACGCCGCCCAGCGGATGCCCGGACGTCAGGGCGCCTCGGGTCCGGTGGCTGGGCGCTCGTTCCCCAGGGCACCGGGGTGGGCTCAGTGACTCATCCCTGCGAGGGCCGATGCGATGATCAGACCACGACATCTCAAGCTGTTGGTGGCCGTCGCCCTCGGTGCCTGCGAGGGCACGGAGGAGAGTCTCGGCCCGGCGGCGACCGTGTTGTCCGACGACGGGCTGCGCGTGGCGCTCACGATCGAGCCGGAGGTGATCGATGCGCCGGGTACAGCCGTCGCCAGGCTCACGTACACGAACACGGGCACCGAAGAGCTGGTGTTCACGAGTACCGCCGGCTGCCTCTCGTTCGCCGCGGTCTATCGGCGTGAGAAGCGGATTCCGTTCCCAGCCACGGAGTACGCCTGCACGGCGGCTCTCACCGATTGGGCTCTCCAGCCCGGGGCCGAGCTCACGATGGAATGGCCGCTGACGGTCGGGGGCGAGGACGGGGTCGAGGTGCCTGCGGGCACGTACCGGTTCGTCGCGATGACGAACACCGGCCACGGAAACCTGAAAGCGACGTTCGTGGTCCGTTGACGGTGGAGACGGACCATTCGCCGGGGGAGCCCGGGCTGCCGCGTTCCCCCGGGCCGAACCGCCCCGTGGTGTCGCCGTCTCCAGCCGCAGCGCACGGACGCTCCCGCGCGGGCCGTCTCCAGCCGCAGCGGCCCGGCGATCCCTCGCAGGCCGTCTCGAGTCGCAGCGCACGGCGATCCGTCGCGGGCCGCCTCCAGCCACAGCCGCCCGGTGATCCTTCCCCGACCGTCTGGGTGGCCGGCGCGCTTGACATCAAATAAGTGGCAACTTATATGTTCGCCATGAGCGCCGTCGCGGCCGAGGACCGGATCTTCCACGCGCTGGCCGACCCCACCCGCAGGGCGATCTTCGAGTCGCTCAGCCGGGGCGAGGCGGCGGTCAAGGACCTGACGGCGCGCTTCCACGTCTCGCAGCCTGCCATCTCCCAACACCTCGCCGTGCTGAAGGACGCCGGCCTGGTGCGCGGCCGGCGCGAGGGGCGCTTCGTGTACTACCGGGCGGAGCCGCGCGGGCTGAAGCCGCTGATCGACTGGATCGCGCACTACCGAGCGTTCTGGCCGGAACACATCGCCCGCCTCGAGGACCTTCTGGACAGGATGGAAAAATGAACCCGACGGACCGGACGGCCCCCTCCCGGACCGAGACCCTCACCTTCGAGTTCGACCTGCACCATCCGCCCGAGAAGGGGTGGCGCGCACTCACGGACCCCGCACTGCTCGCAGAGTGGCTGCTGCCTTCAGTGGGCTTCGAGCTGGCGCCGGGCGCGACGTTCAGGTTCCAGGCGCCGCCGCAGCGCGGCTGGGACGGCACCGTGAACTGCCGGATCCTGGAGATCGAGGCGGGGCAGACGCTGACCTGGAGCTGGGTCGTCGGCGACATCGACACCGTGGTGACGTTCACCCTCGAGCCGACGACGATGGGGACGCGGCTCACGGTGGTGCATTCCGGGTTCAAGCCGGACCAGCGGCGGAACTTCGCCGGCGCCCGCTACGGCTGGCGGATGATGGGCGGCAAGCTGGTGGACCTGCTCGGGAGGATCGAATGACGTCGCAGCGGCACCCGGCGGACAGCCACGACGTGATCCGCGTGCAGGGCGCGCGCGTCAACAACCTGAAGAACATCAGCGTCGAGATCCCGAAGCGGCGGCTGACCGTGTTCACCGGCGTCTCGGGCTCGGGGAAGTCGTCGCTGGTGTTCGGCGCGGTCGCCGCCGAGTCGCAGCGGCTGATCAACGAGACGCACAGCGCGTTCGTGCAGGGCTTCATGCCGACCCTGGCGCGGCCGGACGTGGATGTGCTGGAAGGGCTGACGGCCGCGATCATCGTGGACCAGGAGCGGATCGGCGCCAACGCCCGCTCGACGGTCGGCACGGTCACGGATGCCAACGCGCTGCTGCGGATCCTCTTCAGCCGGCTGGGGGAGCCGCGCATCGGGCCGCCGGTCGCCTACTCGTTCAATGTCCCGACGCGGAAGGCCAGCGGCGCGATGACCGTCGAACGCGGGGAAGGGGAGCGCATCGTGGTGCGCGACGTCGTCTACCATGGCGGCATGTGTCCGCGCTGCGAAGGCATGGGTTCGGTCAGCGACATCGACCTCACCCAGATCTACGACGAGACCAAGTCGCTGAACGAAGGCGCGATCCTGGTCCCGGGCTACAAGGCGGGCGGCTGGTCGGTGCGGCTGTTCGCCGAATCGGGGTTCCTCGACCCGGATAAGCCGATCCGCAAATACACGGAGAAGGAGCTGCACGACTTCCTCTACAAGGAGCCCACGAAGGTCAGGGTCAACGGCGTCAACCTCACCTATGAGGGGCTGATCCCGCGGATCCAGAAGTCGTTCCTCTCGAAGGACGTGGACACGCTCCAGCCGCACATTCGGGCGTTCGTGGAGCGTGCGGTCACCTTCACGACCTGCCCCGAGTGCAACGGCACCCGCCTCAACGAAGCCGCCCGGTCTTCGAAGATCCGGGGGAAGAACATCGCGGACGTGTGCGCGATGCAGATCACGGATCTGGCCGAGTGGTTGCGGGCGCTGGAGGAGCCGTCGGTCGCGCCGCTGATCGAGAAACTGCTGCACACGCTGGACGCGTTCATCGAGATCGGGCTGGGCTACCTCTCGCTGGACCGGCCGACGGGCACGCTGTCGGGCGGCGAGGCGCAGCGGACGAAGATGGTGCGGCACATCGGGTCGCCGCTGACGGACGTGACCTACGTCTTCGATGAGCCGACGATCGGCTTGCACCCGCACGACATTCGGCGGCTGAACGAGCTGCTGCTGCGGCTGCGGGACAAGGGGAACACGGTCCTGGTGGTCGAGCACAAGCCGGAGGTGATCGCGATCGCCGACCACGTCATCGACCTCGGCCCTGGCGCCGGCGCCGCGGGCGGCGAGGTGGTCTACCAGGGCGGCGTGGAGGGGCTGCGGCAGAGCGGCACGCTGACCGGCCGTCACCTGAGCGATCGGCCGGTGCTCAAGCCATCGGTGCGGATGCCGTCGGGCGCGCTGGAGGTGCGTGGCGCTCGCACGAACAATCTGAAGAACGTGGACGTGGACATCCCGCTCGGCGTGCTGGTGGTGGTGACGGGCGTGGCGGGGTCGGGGAAGAGCTCGTTGATCGAAGGTTCGGTGGTCGGCCGGGAGGGCGTGGTCGCGATCGACCAGACGCCGATCCGCGGCTCGCGGCGCAGCAACCCCGCGACGTACACCGGCCTTCTGGAGCCGATCCGGAAGGCGTTCGCGAAGGCGAACGGCGTGAAGCCAGCGCTCTTCAGCGCCAACTCCGAGGGCGCCTGCCCCGCGTGCAACGGCGCGGGTGTCGCCTACACGGACCTCGCGCTGGTGGCCGATGTGGCGACGATCTGCGAGGAGTGCGAGGGGCGTCGCTTCCAGGCGTCGGTGCTGGCGTACCGGCTCGGCGGACTGAACATCGCCGAGGTGCTCGATCTATCGGTCGATGACGCGGCGCGTTTCTTCGCCGAAGGCGAGGCGCGCACGCCGGCGGCGCATGCGATCCTCCAGCGCATGATCGATGTGGGGCTCGGCTACCTCCGGCTGGGTCAGCCGTTGCCGACGCTCTCGGGCGGGGAGCGCCAGCGGCTCAAGCTCGCGGTGCACATGGGCACGGAAGGCGGGATCTACGTGCTCGACGAGCCGACCATCGGTTTGCACCTGGCCGACCTCGGGCAGTTGCTCCGTCTACTGGACCGGCTGGTGGACTCCGGCAAGTCTGTGATCGTGATCGAGCATCACCCGGCAGTGATGGCGCACGCGGATTGGATCATCGATCTGGGGCCGGGCGCGGGGCACGACGGCGGGCGGATCGTCTTCGAGGGCACGCCCGCGGAGCTGGTCGCGGCGAGGTCCACGCTGACGGGCAGGTATCTGGCGGCTTACGTCGGCGCCGGCGGGGAGGCGGTGGCCGCCGGTCACTGATCGGCGGCTGCGTCCTCCGGCCCGCGCGGGTAGACCTTCACCGCTGTCCAGTTGCGGATCTCGACCTGCCCGGGCGGGGCGCCGCGCGGCTTGCGCACGTCGCCGGCGCGGCACACGTGCACTTCGACCTTGCCGCGCGCGTTGCGCGCCTTGGAGTACCACGCTGCGAGCTCCGCGGCGCGGTGTAGGACCTCCCGCGGCACCTCGTCCACGTCTTCCGGTACGGGGATGACGACGTGGCTGCCCGCGTGCCCGGCGGCGTGCAGCCACACGTCGCGCGGCGCCGCGATGCGGAACGTGAGCTCGTCGTTGTCGCGTGCGGCCTTGCCGACGAGGACGCGAAAGCCCCCGACGTCGAACTCGCGCCAGCCCCTACCCTTGCTCCCCATCGTCCTGCCGGCGTGCGTGCCCGAGCCGCGGAGCGGGGCGGTGGCTCAGGATCGTGCGCCGCCCGCCTCGCCCGTCGCGGGCTCGTAAGGGGGCAGCGGGCCGAACATGAAGTTGCCGGGCGCGTTCGGGTCCTCGCTGCTGAGGAACTCTTCCACCGCCTGGGACATCTCCTCGCGCGTGATGCAGCCGTCCCCGTCCTGGTCGGCGTGCTGGAAGAACACGTCGGCGGCGGATGCATCGACGCCGCACGCCTTGAGGTAGGCCCTGTATTCGTTGACGGTGATCGCGTTGTCGCCGTCCGTGTCCATCGCGTCGAAGAGGAGCTGCACGTCGCCGCGCGCGTAGGCGCTCACCGCGTCCGGATCGTCGAGATAGATGTCGGCGTAGCGCAGGAACTCATCCACGGTGACGGCGCCGCTGTCGTTGAGGTCCGCGCTGTCGCGCACGCTCTCCCACTCCTGCAGCACGTAGTGCAGGTTGCGCTCGTATTCCGGCGAGCCCTCGGCCCAGCCGCTCAGCTTGGCGAGCGCCTGGACGCGGCGTACGTAGTCGTTGCGGTCCACTCGTCCATCCCGGTTCACGTCCAGGACGGAGAACAGCCGGCGGATCTTGTGCTTCTGGAACGGCGTCAGCGGCATGCCTCATCCTCTCGGCGGTTCGGGTGGTCGCATCCGCATAATAGCCCCGGGGCCGGCAACGGGAAAGGCGATGTGACCGGCCGGGCGACGCACGGGTTATGCCTCCACGAGAAGGCCGGGCGTGGCGTGGCCGGAGGGGGCCGGGGCCATGGAGGCGGTTGCGTACGGGGGCGAGGCTGGCGCCGCGGCCGTCGTGAAGGAGGGGAACCAGGCGCTGGACCGGCAGTATCGTATGCGGTCCGGCCGGCCGACCGTGACCCGGGGTAAGCATACGCCGGGGCTGCGCCGAGCTGGGCACGGAGAGACGGAGCGATGCGAACGGGTCTCGCCGACGGGCTCGTCCAGGCGGGGCGTGGTGCCCCGCGAGCCGTGGCGGATCGGGCAACGAGCGTGGATCACTTTGGGGACGGGGCGATCTCCCCGGGGCCGATGCGGCAGCGCGGCGTGAGCGGTGGCCACCGCGCGATGAGCCGCCTGCCCGACTCGACGATCGCGCGCGCCAAGCTCGGCGACGACGAGGCGTTCGCGGAAATCGTGCGGCATTACTACGCGCGTTGTCTGCGCTTCGCGCGCAACATGCTGGGCGACCTCGCGGACGCGGAGGACGCCGTGCAGGAAGCGTTCCTCCGCGTGCACGCCGCATTGCCGCGCTACACCGAGTACGGCCGGTTCGAGCCCTGGCTGTTCCGCATCCTGGCCAACCAGTGCCGGACGATGCGGGCGCGTGAGCGGCGCCGCGGCGAGTGGCTGACCCCGTACGAGCCGCGGCACGATGCGGCCGCACCGGAGGCGCCTGATGATTCCGGCGGCTTGCTGCGGCGCGAGATCGAGCGGGCGCTGCGCGAGCTGCCCGCGCTACTCCGTGAGGCGTTCCTGCTGTACCACGTGGAAGGCATCGATTACGAGCAGATGACGGCCATCACGGGCGCGCGTATCTCTGCCCTGAAGATGCGCGTGAAACGCGCACGTGACATCTTACGGGCACGCCTCCAGGAGGTGCAGAGTGCGTGAGCCCACCGATGAGCTGATGGAGAAGGTGGTGCGCGAGCTGTCCGCGCTGCCGCCCGTGCGCGAGGAGGCCATCCAGCGCATCCTCGACCTGGCGGCGCAGCGGCGGGCAGCGGAGCGCCGCGCGCAGGAGCCGCCAGCCGCCGAGCCTCCGGTCCATGCACGTCGGCGTGTGGCGCCGCGGTGGTGGATCGGCGTCGCAGCCGCCGCGACCTTGGCCGCGCTGATCTGGGTGGGCATCGGGCGTGACGACGGCGTGCCGTCCGTGCCCGTGAATGCGCCGCTCGCCGCCGCGGATGCCGCGCCGCGTGCGGAAGCCGGTGCGCTCGCCGTGGCGGACCGCATCATCGCGGACGAAGCGCCGCGCGCCGTGCAGTTCGTCCTGGACGCGCCCGGCGCGCGTTCGGTGGCTGTCGTCGGCGGCTTCAACGGCTGGGATCCCCAGGCCACGCCGCTGGAGCGCGTGCCCGGGA
Protein-coding regions in this window:
- a CDS encoding DUF814 domain-containing protein, which produces MGSKGRGWREFDVGGFRVLVGKAARDNDELTFRIAAPRDVWLHAAGHAGSHVVIPVPEDVDEVPREVLHRAAELAAWYSKARNARGKVEVHVCRAGDVRKPRGAPPGQVEIRNWTAVKVYPRGPEDAAADQ
- a CDS encoding SRPBCC domain-containing protein translates to MNPTDRTAPSRTETLTFEFDLHHPPEKGWRALTDPALLAEWLLPSVGFELAPGATFRFQAPPQRGWDGTVNCRILEIEAGQTLTWSWVVGDIDTVVTFTLEPTTMGTRLTVVHSGFKPDQRRNFAGARYGWRMMGGKLVDLLGRIE
- a CDS encoding peroxiredoxin, encoding MRQLAPLLALAFALAAPGVLRAQERQQQEVPPPLEIGAVAPDFELPAATRWGLLKEPIRLSDYRGKIVVLAFFPRARTSGCTVQMRAYRDQYEELFNGGRNVVLIPISADAPDVLASWAKDEEFPFVMASDVGLEVGRTYGALSPRGPVNSRTLFVVGPDGKIAYRAAPFRELDPTAYEELGEAIRKLLPAEEVGEEGER
- a CDS encoding transcriptional regulator, with amino-acid sequence MSAVAAEDRIFHALADPTRRAIFESLSRGEAAVKDLTARFHVSQPAISQHLAVLKDAGLVRGRREGRFVYYRAEPRGLKPLIDWIAHYRAFWPEHIARLEDLLDRMEK
- a CDS encoding daunorubicin resistance protein DrrC, producing MTSQRHPADSHDVIRVQGARVNNLKNISVEIPKRRLTVFTGVSGSGKSSLVFGAVAAESQRLINETHSAFVQGFMPTLARPDVDVLEGLTAAIIVDQERIGANARSTVGTVTDANALLRILFSRLGEPRIGPPVAYSFNVPTRKASGAMTVERGEGERIVVRDVVYHGGMCPRCEGMGSVSDIDLTQIYDETKSLNEGAILVPGYKAGGWSVRLFAESGFLDPDKPIRKYTEKELHDFLYKEPTKVRVNGVNLTYEGLIPRIQKSFLSKDVDTLQPHIRAFVERAVTFTTCPECNGTRLNEAARSSKIRGKNIADVCAMQITDLAEWLRALEEPSVAPLIEKLLHTLDAFIEIGLGYLSLDRPTGTLSGGEAQRTKMVRHIGSPLTDVTYVFDEPTIGLHPHDIRRLNELLLRLRDKGNTVLVVEHKPEVIAIADHVIDLGPGAGAAGGEVVYQGGVEGLRQSGTLTGRHLSDRPVLKPSVRMPSGALEVRGARTNNLKNVDVDIPLGVLVVVTGVAGSGKSSLIEGSVVGREGVVAIDQTPIRGSRRSNPATYTGLLEPIRKAFAKANGVKPALFSANSEGACPACNGAGVAYTDLALVADVATICEECEGRRFQASVLAYRLGGLNIAEVLDLSVDDAARFFAEGEARTPAAHAILQRMIDVGLGYLRLGQPLPTLSGGERQRLKLAVHMGTEGGIYVLDEPTIGLHLADLGQLLRLLDRLVDSGKSVIVIEHHPAVMAHADWIIDLGPGAGHDGGRIVFEGTPAELVAARSTLTGRYLAAYVGAGGEAVAAGH